In a single window of the Orbaceae bacterium lpD04 genome:
- a CDS encoding PLP-dependent aminotransferase family protein has product MSSSIWQFSKRAAALQSSAIREILKITELPHVISFAGGLPSPNTFPVEKIKQAVDTIMDSDEAFSALQYGPTEGYKPLREWVINLINQREKTKLTVDNVLIVTGSQQALDLIGKALIDEGTKILVETPTYLGGLQTFTQYEPEYVSIASDDQGLNPDLLSDEDAISANFLYTIPNFQNPTGRRLSAERRKKLADKAIANNLLMIEDDPYGELDYQGHRLPSLISYAPTNTVYLGSFSKILAPGMRLGYVVGPADFIRKLVQLKQAADLHTPSYTQHIAYQVVKDGYLGDHIPKIRELYKKRCEFMLEQLAKYMPKTVRWTKPEGGMFIWVELPEHIDSTALLAIAVQNNVAFVPGETFFATNPRKNCLRLAFVTVPEDRIEQGIKTLAQLIK; this is encoded by the coding sequence ATGTCTTCATCTATATGGCAATTTTCCAAACGAGCGGCTGCACTACAAAGTTCAGCAATTAGAGAAATTCTTAAAATAACAGAGCTTCCACATGTCATTTCATTTGCTGGTGGACTGCCATCACCAAATACCTTCCCTGTTGAAAAAATTAAGCAGGCGGTTGATACGATTATGGACAGTGATGAAGCGTTTAGTGCTTTACAATATGGGCCAACTGAAGGTTACAAACCACTAAGAGAATGGGTTATTAATTTAATTAATCAACGTGAAAAGACTAAACTCACAGTTGATAACGTGCTGATTGTTACTGGCTCCCAACAAGCTTTAGATCTCATTGGTAAAGCATTGATAGATGAAGGTACTAAAATTCTCGTTGAAACCCCTACTTATTTAGGCGGATTACAGACATTTACTCAATATGAACCTGAATATGTTTCAATTGCGAGTGATGATCAAGGACTTAACCCTGATTTACTAAGCGATGAAGATGCTATATCTGCTAATTTTTTATATACTATCCCTAACTTCCAAAACCCAACAGGAAGGCGTTTATCAGCAGAGCGACGCAAGAAGTTAGCCGATAAAGCGATCGCAAATAACTTACTAATGATTGAAGATGATCCGTATGGTGAACTCGATTACCAAGGCCATCGCTTACCAAGCTTAATTAGTTATGCACCAACAAATACCGTCTATTTAGGTTCATTTTCAAAAATTTTAGCACCCGGTATGCGCTTAGGCTATGTGGTTGGACCTGCGGATTTTATTCGTAAATTAGTCCAGTTAAAACAAGCCGCTGACTTGCATACACCAAGTTATACCCAGCATATTGCTTATCAAGTGGTTAAAGATGGCTATTTAGGTGATCATATTCCTAAAATTCGTGAACTGTATAAAAAACGCTGTGAATTTATGCTTGAGCAATTAGCGAAATATATGCCAAAAACCGTGCGTTGGACCAAACCTGAAGGGGGAATGTTTATTTGGGTTGAGCTACCAGAGCACATTGACAGTACCGCATTACTTGCAATAGCCGTTCAAAACAATGTTGCTTTTGTGCCTGGTGAAACGTTCTTTGCAACGAATCCAAGAAAGAACTGTTTACGCTTAGCCTTTGTTACGGTACCAGAAGATCGAATCGAGCAAGGGATTAAAACCTTAGCCCAATTAATTAAGTAA
- the hcp gene encoding hydroxylamine reductase, producing MFCIQCEQTIITPTTKGCSYSQGMCGKTSEVSDLQDILVAALQRVSFWASTCHQYDIADHTIDRWSFQTFFATLTNVNFDPERMLAYINQADMHSQKLAELAKAAAMQANQSLPPLSYAAQINYPKTKEELLKLAPHVMLNRGKGEVDDDVIGLRLLALYGLKGLAAYMEHAAVLDQFNDEICIEYHRIMNMLGDNPTDLNELLNLSMAIGALNYNVMEMLDAGETTTFGHPVPTQVNTKPISGKCILVSGHDFHDLRLILEQTQGKGINVYTHGEMLPAHAYPELKKYPHLVGNFGSAWQNQQNEFANFPGAIVMTSNCIINPFIGKYAERIFTRSIVGWPGVTHLDGDDLSAVIECALNQSGFKHTELEHYITIGFARNTLMNVAPTVIEQIKAGNIKHFFLIGGCDGGKDERHYYTDMANQVPQDSVILTLGCGKYRFNKQNFGDINGIPRLIDIGQCNDAYSAIQLALALANTFECGVNELPLTLVLSWFEQKAIVILLTLLSLGVKGIYTGPSMPAFLTDNLVSILQEKFDIKATTDAKDDLAKILTTSAA from the coding sequence ATGTTTTGTATTCAATGTGAGCAAACAATAATAACACCAACCACAAAAGGTTGTAGCTATTCACAAGGTATGTGTGGAAAAACGTCCGAGGTATCAGACTTACAAGATATTTTAGTCGCAGCGCTACAACGAGTGTCTTTCTGGGCATCAACTTGTCATCAATATGATATCGCTGATCACACGATCGATCGCTGGTCATTTCAAACATTTTTTGCAACGCTAACTAATGTTAACTTTGATCCAGAGCGAATGCTCGCCTATATCAACCAAGCTGACATGCATAGTCAAAAATTAGCAGAATTGGCAAAAGCTGCCGCAATGCAAGCTAATCAATCTTTACCACCGCTTTCTTACGCTGCACAAATTAATTATCCAAAAACGAAAGAAGAGCTACTAAAACTCGCCCCGCACGTTATGCTAAATAGAGGTAAAGGTGAGGTAGATGATGATGTTATTGGTTTACGTTTGCTAGCCCTTTATGGCTTAAAAGGCTTAGCGGCATATATGGAACATGCCGCTGTATTAGATCAATTTAACGATGAGATCTGCATTGAGTATCACCGAATAATGAATATGTTAGGTGATAATCCAACCGACCTTAATGAATTACTTAATTTATCAATGGCAATTGGTGCATTAAATTATAACGTTATGGAAATGCTTGATGCGGGTGAAACAACAACCTTTGGTCACCCTGTACCTACGCAAGTCAATACTAAACCGATTTCAGGTAAATGTATTTTAGTCTCTGGCCATGATTTTCACGACCTGCGCTTAATTTTAGAGCAAACCCAAGGCAAAGGGATTAATGTCTATACGCACGGTGAAATGTTACCTGCGCACGCTTATCCTGAACTGAAAAAGTATCCTCATTTAGTTGGTAACTTTGGTAGTGCTTGGCAAAATCAACAAAATGAATTTGCCAACTTTCCTGGTGCAATAGTGATGACATCAAATTGTATTATTAACCCTTTTATTGGAAAATATGCCGAGCGTATTTTTACCCGTAGTATTGTCGGTTGGCCTGGAGTTACTCATTTAGATGGCGATGATCTTAGCGCGGTCATTGAATGTGCCTTAAATCAATCGGGTTTTAAACATACCGAATTAGAGCATTATATTACCATTGGTTTTGCACGTAATACGTTAATGAACGTTGCACCAACTGTTATTGAGCAAATCAAAGCAGGAAATATAAAACATTTCTTTTTAATTGGCGGCTGCGATGGGGGTAAAGATGAACGTCATTACTACACCGATATGGCAAATCAAGTTCCACAAGATAGCGTTATTTTAACATTAGGCTGTGGTAAGTACCGATTTAATAAACAAAATTTTGGTGATATCAATGGGATCCCTCGTTTAATTGATATTGGCCAATGTAACGATGCTTATTCAGCGATCCAACTTGCGCTAGCACTTGCAAATACCTTTGAATGTGGCGTAAATGAATTACCTTTAACGTTAGTGTTATCTTGGTTTGAACAAAAAGCGATTGTTATACTGCTGACCTTGTTATCTTTAGGAGTGAAAGGTATTTATACCGGCCCGTCAATGCCCGCTTTCTTAACCGATAATCTAGTTAGTATTTTACAAGAAAAATTTGATATTAAAGCAACGACTGATGCTAAAGATGACTTAGCTAAAATTTTAACAACCAGCGCAGCATAA
- a CDS encoding iron-sulfur cluster-binding domain-containing protein, with translation MTYQNIPLVLILRKKETDDTESFYFQSKKPLLFNFKPGQFILLEANINGNSQVRAYSISSQPNSPSLKLTIKRVKDGLVSNWLIDNLALNNQITLRSIGGEFNIIDVKYKKKILFISAGCGITPVTSMAQYLLDQKIAVDIDFLHCAKDEFNIIYYLKLQQMAKQYRHFNYHLRLKNSSTEPALMHSSIGRITDDFLIEHYSNLDEYTIFLCGSHRFMTDIANNLKSLNFDMDQFHYESFTLESCLDDKLSDKQGIKVTVADFNFEQTAAIDDNLLTILESGQLPIIGACRSGVCGACKCKIEHGEVISTSYATLSQQEIEQGYHLACSTIVKSDVDVSLS, from the coding sequence ATGACATATCAAAATATTCCTTTAGTTTTAATTTTACGTAAAAAGGAAACGGATGATACAGAAAGTTTTTATTTTCAATCTAAAAAGCCGTTATTGTTTAATTTTAAGCCTGGGCAATTTATCTTATTAGAGGCGAATATTAACGGTAACTCGCAAGTAAGGGCCTATTCAATTAGTTCTCAGCCAAATAGCCCTAGCCTAAAACTGACCATTAAGCGAGTTAAAGATGGTTTGGTATCAAATTGGTTGATTGATAATCTGGCGCTAAATAATCAAATCACTTTGCGCAGCATTGGCGGGGAATTTAATATTATTGATGTTAAGTATAAAAAGAAAATATTATTTATAAGCGCTGGTTGCGGCATTACTCCCGTTACATCAATGGCGCAATACTTGTTAGATCAAAAAATTGCTGTCGATATCGATTTTTTACATTGCGCTAAAGATGAATTTAATATTATTTACTACCTTAAGCTACAGCAAATGGCTAAGCAATATCGTCATTTTAATTATCATCTTAGACTAAAAAATAGTAGTACTGAGCCTGCACTAATGCATAGTTCAATCGGGCGAATTACTGATGACTTTTTAATTGAGCACTATTCAAATCTTGACGAATATACTATTTTTCTATGTGGTTCACATCGTTTTATGACTGATATAGCAAATAACTTAAAATCATTAAACTTTGATATGGATCAGTTCCACTATGAAAGCTTTACGTTAGAAAGTTGCCTTGATGATAAACTATCTGATAAACAAGGAATTAAAGTTACTGTTGCCGATTTTAACTTTGAGCAAACAGCAGCAATTGATGATAATTTGTTAACGATTTTAGAGTCGGGTCAATTACCTATTATTGGTGCATGCCGATCTGGCGTGTGTGGTGCTTGTAAATGTAAAATTGAACATGGTGAGGTGATATCAACTAGCTACGCAACATTAAGCCAACAAGAAATTGAGCAAGGCTATCATTTAGCGTGTTCAACTATCGTAAAAAGTGATGTCGACGTTTCATTAAGTTAG
- the nsrR gene encoding nitric oxide-sensing transcriptional repressor NsrR, whose protein sequence is MQLSSFTDYSIRVLIYLSALDNGELTKIVTVSEHYNISRNHLVKVVHKLGQLGYIETVQGKNGGIKLKKSPKQLNIGQIIRQLEPLALLNCGTSFCHISPACRLKNYLIDAKDAFLTELEKYTIDDLINDNPKLINLL, encoded by the coding sequence GTGCAACTATCAAGTTTTACAGACTATAGTATCCGTGTGCTAATTTATTTATCTGCATTAGACAATGGAGAATTAACCAAAATTGTTACCGTGAGTGAACACTATAATATTTCAAGAAATCATTTGGTAAAAGTTGTTCATAAACTTGGGCAACTTGGTTATATTGAAACAGTCCAAGGCAAAAATGGCGGAATTAAGCTAAAAAAATCACCTAAACAGCTGAACATAGGGCAAATAATTCGCCAGCTTGAGCCCTTAGCACTGCTTAATTGTGGGACATCATTTTGTCATATCAGCCCAGCTTGCCGCTTAAAGAATTATCTAATTGATGCTAAAGACGCCTTTTTAACTGAGTTAGAGAAATATACTATCGATGATTTAATCAATGACAATCCCAAACTTATCAACTTACTATAA
- the pgm gene encoding phosphoglucomutase (alpha-D-glucose-1,6-bisphosphate-dependent) codes for MINSRAGQLAQPKDLINIDALLNNYYAIEPDNEDPSQLVIFGTSGHRGSANKGTFNQLHILAIAQAVADYRKSQNITGPCFIGKDTHALSEPALKTVLEVFAANQITSIIATDWGYTPTPAISHAIINYNQKHKNLADGIVITPSHNPPEDGGIKYNIINGGPADTAATTAIENRANELLKNNLVGVKRITLSQAMNSGFIHTKEYEIDYIEDLTHIIDFDVIASEGLNIGVDPLGGAGIAYWPRIAEKYKLNLNIVNDKIDPTFSFMHLDHDSIIRMDCSSADAMAGLLQLKDKFDLAFGNDTDFDRHGIVTPAGLMKPNAYLATCVNYLFKHRPNWNSHCLIGKTLVTSSIVDRISANLQRTLLEFPVGFKWYGEGLFNGSIGFAGEESAGASFLRKNGQVWSTDKDGIILCLLAAEMTAKIGKNPQQQYDFLEHEFGQSYYGRIQAPASFIEKQKLAKLDANQLTTDSLAGEKIEQCLTKAPANDAAIGGLKVVTKNGWFAARPSGTEDAYKIYAESFISNEHLDQIQQEAQQLVTKAIN; via the coding sequence ATGATAAATTCAAGAGCAGGGCAATTAGCCCAGCCAAAAGATCTTATTAATATTGATGCTTTATTAAATAACTATTATGCCATCGAACCTGACAATGAAGATCCTAGCCAACTTGTAATATTTGGTACATCAGGACATCGCGGTAGTGCAAATAAAGGAACATTTAATCAGTTGCATATTCTTGCAATTGCGCAGGCTGTTGCTGATTATCGTAAATCACAAAATATTACAGGCCCTTGTTTTATCGGTAAAGACACACATGCATTGTCAGAGCCAGCACTAAAAACCGTGCTTGAAGTTTTTGCTGCAAATCAAATTACGAGCATTATTGCTACCGATTGGGGATATACTCCAACACCGGCTATTTCTCATGCAATTATTAATTATAATCAAAAACATAAAAATTTGGCTGATGGTATAGTCATCACACCTTCGCATAACCCACCGGAAGATGGCGGGATAAAATATAATATTATAAATGGTGGGCCTGCTGATACGGCGGCAACAACGGCGATTGAAAATAGAGCCAATGAGTTATTAAAAAACAATTTAGTCGGCGTTAAACGAATAACGTTATCACAGGCAATGAATTCTGGCTTTATTCATACTAAAGAATATGAAATTGATTATATTGAAGATTTAACTCATATTATTGATTTTGATGTGATCGCAAGTGAAGGACTTAATATTGGCGTCGATCCACTTGGTGGCGCGGGGATCGCTTATTGGCCAAGAATAGCTGAAAAATATAAATTAAATCTGAATATTGTTAATGACAAAATTGATCCAACCTTTAGTTTTATGCATTTAGATCACGATAGCATCATTAGAATGGACTGTTCAAGTGCAGATGCGATGGCTGGTTTATTACAATTAAAAGATAAATTTGATTTAGCATTTGGTAATGATACTGATTTTGATAGGCATGGCATTGTTACGCCCGCAGGGCTTATGAAACCTAATGCTTACTTAGCAACTTGTGTTAACTACTTATTCAAGCATCGCCCTAATTGGAATAGTCACTGCTTGATTGGTAAAACATTAGTTACTAGCTCAATTGTTGATAGGATTTCGGCTAATTTACAGCGAACATTATTAGAATTCCCCGTCGGCTTTAAGTGGTATGGCGAAGGGCTATTTAACGGTTCAATTGGATTTGCTGGCGAAGAAAGTGCGGGCGCTTCTTTTTTAAGGAAAAATGGTCAAGTTTGGTCTACCGATAAAGATGGCATAATTCTCTGTTTACTTGCTGCTGAAATGACGGCGAAAATTGGTAAAAATCCTCAACAGCAATACGATTTTCTTGAACATGAATTTGGTCAATCTTATTACGGCCGAATTCAAGCTCCAGCCAGTTTTATTGAAAAGCAAAAATTAGCTAAACTTGATGCTAATCAATTGACTACTGATTCCCTCGCGGGCGAAAAAATCGAACAATGCCTAACTAAAGCGCCGGCAAATGATGCGGCAATTGGTGGCTTAAAAGTGGTGACTAAAAATGGTTGGTTTGCCGCTCGGCCATCAGGAACTGAAGATGCTTATAAAATCTATGCTGAGAGCTTTATTAGCAACGAGCATTTAGATCAGATCCAACAAGAAGCACAGCAATTAGTTACTAAAGCAATTAATTAG
- a CDS encoding glycine zipper 2TM domain-containing protein yields the protein MKKITVLACLTILLVGCQNSDIYSGNVYTANQAKQVQNVSYGTVLSVRAVKIQTNASNDSSNSIIGTIGGAILGGFLGNTIGGGAGNKLATAGGAIGGAIVGSEIENAVSQTNAVELEIRQANGSSIVIVQKAEQGEFQVGQQVRLVTNGKQVNASPR from the coding sequence ATGAAAAAGATTACGGTATTAGCATGTTTAACGATATTACTTGTGGGATGTCAAAATAGTGATATCTATTCTGGTAACGTATATACCGCAAATCAAGCTAAGCAAGTTCAAAATGTTAGTTATGGTACGGTTTTATCAGTGCGTGCAGTAAAAATACAGACCAATGCTTCAAATGATTCATCAAATAGTATTATTGGCACGATTGGCGGCGCTATCTTAGGTGGCTTTTTAGGTAATACAATTGGTGGTGGCGCGGGTAATAAATTAGCTACCGCTGGCGGCGCAATTGGTGGCGCGATAGTGGGCAGTGAAATCGAAAATGCAGTTAGTCAAACCAACGCCGTAGAGCTTGAAATTCGTCAAGCAAATGGCTCATCAATTGTCATCGTACAAAAAGCTGAACAAGGTGAATTTCAAGTAGGCCAACAAGTTCGCCTCGTTACCAATGGAAAACAAGTTAACGCATCACCACGTTAA
- the gloA gene encoding lactoylglutathione lyase, whose amino-acid sequence MRILHTMIRVGNLQQSIDFYTKTMGMKLLRTSENTEYKYSLAFVGYDDESKASVIELTYNWGTDSYDHGNAFGHIAIGVDDVANTCQIIKQAGGKVTREAGPVKGGSTIIAFVEDPDGYKIELIENSQADKALGN is encoded by the coding sequence ATGCGAATATTACATACCATGATCCGGGTTGGAAATTTACAGCAATCAATCGATTTTTATACTAAAACAATGGGAATGAAATTGCTTAGAACCAGTGAGAACACTGAATATAAATATTCATTGGCTTTTGTTGGCTATGATGATGAAAGTAAAGCATCAGTGATAGAGCTAACTTACAACTGGGGAACAGATAGCTATGATCATGGCAATGCCTTTGGTCATATTGCAATTGGTGTTGATGATGTTGCAAATACCTGCCAAATAATCAAACAAGCGGGCGGGAAAGTGACTCGAGAAGCTGGCCCAGTCAAAGGTGGCTCAACTATTATTGCATTTGTCGAAGATCCTGATGGTTATAAAATTGAGTTGATTGAAAATAGCCAAGCAGATAAAGCGTTAGGCAATTAA
- a CDS encoding Bax inhibitor-1/YccA family protein translates to MNNYSPNSSIIEQSGSRVQTYMSHVYGWMTVGLALTGLVAWFASNNESVFRLLFSQDARGYWTLSVFSWILIAAQLGLVFVLSGMINRLSGSAATTIFMLYSALSGLTLSSIFLAYTASSIVSVFFITAGMFAALAFYGYTTKRDLSGLGRFLFMGLIGIVIASLVNIFMQSAPLMWAITYIGVFVFAGLTAYDTQKLKAFGEQLSTDDPNAFRRYAIFGALTLYLDFINLFLMLLRILGDRR, encoded by the coding sequence ATGAATAATTATTCCCCTAATAGCTCGATTATTGAGCAGTCAGGTAGCCGAGTTCAAACTTATATGAGTCATGTTTATGGATGGATGACCGTTGGCCTTGCTTTAACTGGGCTAGTTGCGTGGTTTGCATCAAATAATGAGTCAGTTTTTAGATTGCTGTTTAGCCAAGATGCTCGTGGTTATTGGACCTTAAGTGTTTTTTCATGGATTTTAATTGCCGCGCAATTAGGATTAGTTTTTGTCTTATCAGGCATGATAAATCGCTTATCTGGTAGCGCTGCGACAACGATATTTATGCTCTATTCAGCACTAAGTGGCTTAACATTAAGTTCGATTTTTCTTGCATATACTGCTTCATCAATCGTTAGTGTATTTTTTATCACGGCTGGAATGTTTGCCGCATTAGCATTTTATGGTTATACCACAAAACGTGATTTATCTGGATTAGGTCGCTTCCTATTCATGGGTTTAATCGGTATTGTGATTGCATCGCTTGTTAATATCTTCATGCAAAGTGCGCCATTAATGTGGGCAATTACTTACATTGGTGTATTTGTTTTTGCTGGCTTAACTGCTTATGACACACAAAAATTAAAAGCCTTTGGTGAACAATTATCAACTGATGATCCAAATGCATTTAGACGTTATGCGATTTTTGGTGCATTAACGCTTTATCTTGATTTTATTAACTTATTCTTAATGTTACTAAGAATTTTAGGTGATCGTCGATAA
- the moaE gene encoding molybdopterin synthase catalytic subunit MoaE, which yields MNNSKSIVIVSENDIKIDKYYQWLSQSPEDGAIVTFTGKVRSLSNEVSSLYLEHYQGMTEKVLDKIIDKARTRWQLNRIVVIHRIGEMVANENIVYVGVSSAHRKDSFAAAEFIMDVLKNDAPFWKKELTATGNNWVEAKKSDKDALKKWY from the coding sequence ATGAATAACAGTAAAAGTATTGTGATTGTTAGTGAAAATGACATTAAGATTGATAAATATTATCAGTGGTTATCGCAATCACCTGAAGATGGCGCCATTGTCACTTTTACTGGAAAAGTCAGATCATTATCAAACGAGGTCTCTTCATTATATTTAGAGCACTATCAAGGTATGACTGAAAAAGTATTAGACAAAATTATCGATAAAGCGAGAACTCGCTGGCAGCTTAACCGCATTGTTGTTATTCACCGCATTGGTGAGATGGTTGCGAATGAAAATATTGTCTATGTTGGTGTTAGTAGTGCGCATCGTAAGGATTCATTTGCTGCAGCGGAATTTATTATGGACGTTTTAAAAAATGACGCGCCATTTTGGAAAAAAGAACTGACAGCGACCGGTAATAATTGGGTCGAAGCGAAAAAATCTGATAAAGATGCCTTGAAAAAATGGTATTAA
- the moaD gene encoding molybdopterin synthase sulfur carrier subunit, protein MIKILFFAQTRELVGTACLELEASAITIADLINHLSLKGDNWHYALKEKTPLCAVNKQLVDDSHVIGANDEIAFFPPVTGG, encoded by the coding sequence ATGATTAAGATATTATTTTTTGCCCAAACTAGAGAATTAGTCGGCACGGCCTGTTTAGAATTAGAGGCAAGTGCGATTACCATTGCTGATTTAATTAATCATTTAAGCTTAAAAGGTGATAACTGGCATTATGCATTAAAAGAAAAGACGCCACTTTGCGCCGTAAATAAGCAATTGGTTGATGATTCTCACGTTATTGGTGCTAATGATGAAATCGCGTTTTTCCCTCCAGTTACCGGTGGTTAG
- the moaC gene encoding cyclic pyranopterin monophosphate synthase MoaC, translating to MPTLDKHQNSPSFSHINAQGQAHMVDVTAKAETAREAVAEAFVQMHPDTLAMIVAGKHHKGDVFATARIAGIQAAKRTWELIPLCHPLLLTKIEISIEPDVKNSQVRIESLCKLKGQTGVEMEALVAASTAALTIYDMCKAVQKDMVISQVRLLAKKGGKSGDFKADND from the coding sequence ATGCCAACGTTAGACAAACACCAAAATAGCCCTAGTTTCAGTCATATAAATGCGCAAGGTCAAGCTCATATGGTTGATGTAACCGCTAAGGCAGAAACTGCGCGTGAAGCGGTCGCTGAAGCCTTTGTGCAGATGCACCCAGACACATTAGCGATGATTGTTGCCGGTAAACATCATAAAGGTGATGTATTTGCAACAGCAAGAATTGCCGGGATCCAAGCGGCTAAACGTACTTGGGAGTTAATTCCGCTTTGTCATCCGCTATTATTAACTAAGATCGAAATTAGTATTGAACCTGATGTTAAAAATTCACAAGTTAGAATAGAATCGCTTTGCAAATTGAAAGGTCAAACTGGCGTTGAGATGGAAGCACTCGTTGCAGCATCAACGGCTGCCTTAACTATTTATGATATGTGTAAAGCAGTACAAAAAGATATGGTTATCTCGCAAGTTCGGCTGTTAGCTAAAAAAGGCGGTAAATCAGGTGATTTTAAGGCTGACAATGATTAA
- a CDS encoding TIGR04211 family SH3 domain-containing protein has translation MYKKNLLIALMLSFILPTLMTSSAFAADKYITDDLSVYLRRGPGPQYGITGTLKAGEQVSVLETSSDGKYTRIKDDKNRVSWIESEFLSNLPSLKERVPALEQELTILKDKADNATQDKQALIDNYTNQLTLANQKIADLDKTNSELKTQSNEQLSQIESMNNQLDEKRQSLILSWFLRGGLVAGIGLIIGLLLPFIIPRSRKKDRWMN, from the coding sequence ATGTATAAAAAGAATTTATTAATAGCATTAATGCTTTCCTTTATTTTACCAACACTAATGACATCTTCTGCGTTTGCAGCTGATAAATATATTACAGATGATCTTTCTGTATATTTAAGGCGTGGACCAGGACCTCAGTATGGAATAACAGGAACATTAAAAGCCGGCGAGCAAGTGTCTGTTTTAGAAACCAGCAGTGACGGTAAATATACGCGTATTAAGGACGATAAAAATCGTGTTTCTTGGATTGAATCAGAATTTTTATCAAATCTGCCAAGTCTAAAAGAAAGAGTTCCAGCACTTGAACAAGAATTAACAATTTTAAAAGATAAAGCAGATAATGCGACTCAAGATAAACAAGCACTAATCGATAATTACACGAATCAATTAACACTTGCGAATCAAAAAATTGCCGATTTAGATAAAACTAACAGCGAGTTAAAAACGCAGTCTAATGAACAATTATCACAAATTGAGTCAATGAATAATCAATTAGATGAGAAAAGACAAAGTTTAATTCTTAGCTGGTTTTTACGTGGTGGCTTAGTTGCAGGTATTGGCTTAATTATTGGTTTGTTATTACCTTTTATTATTCCCCGTAGCCGTAAGAAAGATCGTTGGATGAATTAA